The proteins below are encoded in one region of Deinococcus misasensis DSM 22328:
- a CDS encoding efflux RND transporter periplasmic adaptor subunit, which translates to MRKLWLLGVTAALLLAACTPKDKEQSQTTEPTKQEVREELTRKVRVVEASSGVLKSDRTVNVTLNPVKESFVGSTGSGQVKAILAPEGTQVTAGQTVIELDTAQLQTQLSNAQLAVRSAQINLDKARRAQQENTSLLQAQVATARQSLQLAQKRYNEGLELQKVGGIAQLDLQNLNLNVSNAENQLQNAQDNLTRTQRSGQEDLALLAVQVSQAQNQLQNAQKALGDARVKAPFNGVINEVTVNVGEFLSTGSRAFRISDPSTLEGVFRLPPEQATQFTQGTSLVLKYGGKDYSAKLVRQSEVPGQDRLIELVARLNAAGIPAGSTATLKYSLQIAEGALVPASALRVSEGQTRVFVVKDGLARAVSVRRMGEADGKVALAGLETGQRVIFPLPAELTDGTRVEVVE; encoded by the coding sequence ATGCGCAAATTGTGGCTCCTCGGGGTGACGGCTGCGCTTCTTTTGGCCGCATGCACCCCCAAAGACAAGGAGCAGTCCCAGACCACCGAACCCACCAAGCAGGAGGTGCGTGAAGAACTCACCCGCAAGGTGCGTGTGGTGGAAGCTTCCTCGGGCGTGCTGAAAAGCGACCGCACCGTCAACGTGACCCTGAACCCGGTCAAGGAAAGCTTTGTGGGCAGCACGGGAAGCGGTCAGGTCAAGGCCATTCTGGCCCCAGAGGGCACGCAGGTGACTGCAGGCCAGACGGTGATTGAGCTGGACACCGCCCAACTGCAAACCCAACTCAGCAATGCCCAGCTTGCTGTGCGGTCTGCACAGATCAATCTGGACAAGGCCAGAAGGGCACAGCAGGAAAACACCAGCCTCCTGCAGGCACAGGTGGCCACGGCCCGCCAGAGCCTGCAACTTGCCCAGAAGCGCTACAACGAAGGTCTGGAACTGCAAAAAGTGGGTGGGATTGCCCAGTTGGACCTCCAGAACCTGAACCTGAACGTCAGCAATGCAGAAAACCAGCTGCAAAACGCCCAGGACAACCTGACCCGCACCCAGCGTTCCGGTCAGGAGGATCTGGCTTTGCTGGCCGTGCAGGTCAGTCAGGCCCAGAACCAGTTGCAAAATGCCCAGAAAGCTCTGGGTGATGCCCGTGTGAAAGCCCCCTTCAATGGGGTCATCAACGAAGTCACCGTGAATGTGGGTGAATTCCTGAGCACCGGTTCCAGAGCCTTCCGCATTTCCGATCCTTCCACACTGGAAGGGGTCTTCAGACTGCCTCCAGAGCAGGCCACCCAGTTCACACAGGGAACTTCTCTGGTCCTGAAATACGGCGGCAAAGATTACAGCGCCAAACTGGTGCGCCAGAGCGAGGTGCCCGGTCAGGACCGCCTGATCGAACTGGTGGCCCGACTGAACGCTGCAGGCATTCCTGCGGGCAGCACCGCAACCCTGAAATACAGTTTGCAGATTGCCGAAGGTGCTCTGGTTCCCGCCAGTGCCCTCAGGGTGTCTGAAGGGCAAACCCGGGTTTTTGTGGTCAAGGACGGTCTGGCCAGAGCGGTTTCGGTGCGTCGCATGGGTGAAGCCGATGGCAAAGTGGCCCTTGCTGGACTGGAAACCGGCCAGCGTGTGATTTTTCCCCTCCCTGCCGAACTGACCGATGGCACACGGGTTGAGGTGGTCGAGTGA
- the tgt gene encoding tRNA guanosine(34) transglycosylase Tgt, with translation MFEFEIQATSGRARKATFHTPRGTVTTPMFMPVGTQGTVKGVSPQELLDVGSQMILGNTYHLMLRPGEELVRQHGGLPGFTAYPGPFLTDSGGFQVMSLGHMRTIKEEGVTFRNHIDGSLVHLTPERSIQVQEALGADVIMAFDECPPHPASPEYVKNSLERTVRWLERCLKVKTRDDQALFAIVQGGVYENLRLQSLEATLPFNTPGFAIGGLAVGESKEEMYPMVDFTARHLPDNKPRYLMGVGHPEDLVAAIGLGVDMFDCVYPTRTGRFGYGLTDQGRINLNKASMRTDMRPVDETCDCYCCRNYTRAYLAHLMRAEEMLGPRMLSLHNLRYLHRLVEKARSAIETNTYVEWATQWGEVYFGGALPEWFSEALRASSNE, from the coding sequence GTGTTTGAGTTTGAAATCCAGGCCACTTCAGGCCGTGCAAGAAAAGCCACTTTCCACACCCCCAGAGGAACCGTCACCACCCCCATGTTCATGCCTGTGGGCACACAGGGTACCGTCAAAGGGGTGAGCCCTCAAGAGTTGCTGGATGTGGGCTCACAAATGATTCTGGGGAACACCTATCACCTGATGTTGCGTCCTGGCGAAGAACTGGTGCGACAGCATGGAGGACTTCCGGGTTTCACAGCCTATCCCGGTCCTTTTCTGACCGACTCTGGTGGGTTTCAAGTGATGAGTCTGGGACACATGCGGACCATCAAAGAAGAAGGGGTGACCTTCAGGAACCACATTGATGGCAGTCTGGTTCACCTCACTCCAGAGCGTTCCATTCAAGTGCAAGAGGCTCTGGGTGCCGATGTGATCATGGCTTTCGATGAGTGTCCTCCACATCCTGCCAGCCCTGAGTATGTGAAAAACAGCTTGGAGCGTACAGTGCGCTGGCTGGAGCGCTGCTTGAAGGTCAAAACCCGAGACGATCAAGCCTTGTTTGCCATTGTGCAGGGTGGAGTGTATGAGAATCTGCGCCTCCAGAGCCTTGAAGCCACCCTGCCTTTCAACACTCCCGGTTTTGCCATTGGTGGATTGGCGGTTGGAGAGTCCAAAGAAGAGATGTACCCCATGGTGGATTTTACCGCCCGACATTTGCCCGACAACAAACCCCGTTATCTGATGGGTGTGGGGCATCCTGAAGATCTGGTGGCCGCCATTGGGCTCGGAGTGGACATGTTTGACTGTGTGTACCCCACCCGAACCGGGCGTTTTGGGTATGGATTGACCGATCAGGGGCGCATCAACCTCAACAAAGCCAGCATGAGAACCGACATGCGGCCTGTGGATGAAACTTGCGATTGCTATTGCTGTCGAAATTACACCCGTGCTTATCTGGCCCACCTGATGCGTGCAGAAGAAATGCTGGGTCCAAGGATGCTGTCTTTACACAATTTGCGGTATTTGCACCGTCTGGTGGAGAAAGCCCGGTCTGCCATTGAAACAAATACTTATGTGGAATGGGCAACCCAGTGGGGCGAAGTGTATTTTGGTGGAGCACTCCCCGAGTGGTTCTCAGAAGCATTAAGGGCCTCCTCAAATGAGTAG
- a CDS encoding TolC family protein: MKQKWWLLGVVLSVSMGHAQAWVSELLKHPSVQAAQLQVRAAQAQVDGLNSPVTLVGQSNFQSSDFLDAPAGVPAGQWPQDSSSWDATLTAAFKLFPYGDAADQLAQAQLGVQQAQLGFRSALTAAQVQVMSAAYQLQLAQQGKALAQSAEQLAFKSLEVARLRASKGGISPAELRDSENAYQQAQEQLKAADENIRLAELNLSLWVGNQKVEIPENLKYPTSALSAEQQSALFAREQTRIQVEGIKRRFLPVLNASYTYQLDDNNFLIASLDSGSLQPALTYNYQSKPAQTQVLNSQIKVGLKFTLTPSIADALSAADAQMAAADLNVKNAARSRELQEASLKVRHEQAQRQLVLKSQAVSNATLALSEAQKREELGLNSPLQTLKAILDLSQAQLAERQAKLDVLSRTLDVYRFYALPPIEVNP, from the coding sequence GTGAAGCAAAAATGGTGGTTGCTGGGGGTTGTCCTCAGCGTTTCGATGGGGCACGCACAGGCATGGGTCAGTGAACTCCTCAAACACCCGAGCGTGCAGGCAGCCCAGTTGCAGGTCAGGGCTGCTCAGGCACAGGTGGATGGTTTGAATTCACCTGTGACTCTGGTGGGGCAAAGCAACTTTCAATCGTCTGACTTTTTGGATGCACCCGCTGGGGTTCCTGCTGGCCAATGGCCTCAAGACAGTTCCAGTTGGGACGCCACACTGACCGCTGCCTTCAAGTTGTTCCCTTACGGAGACGCTGCCGATCAACTGGCACAAGCACAACTCGGAGTGCAGCAGGCTCAGTTGGGGTTTCGGTCCGCACTGACAGCTGCACAAGTGCAAGTGATGTCTGCTGCTTACCAGTTGCAATTGGCCCAACAGGGCAAAGCTTTAGCCCAGAGTGCAGAGCAGCTTGCATTCAAAAGCCTCGAAGTGGCCCGTTTGCGCGCCAGCAAAGGAGGCATCAGTCCTGCCGAATTGCGGGACTCTGAAAATGCCTACCAGCAAGCTCAAGAACAATTGAAAGCTGCGGATGAAAACATCCGTCTGGCAGAATTGAACCTCAGCCTCTGGGTGGGCAACCAGAAAGTGGAGATCCCAGAGAACCTCAAATACCCCACCTCTGCCCTGAGTGCTGAACAACAATCTGCCCTGTTTGCTCGAGAGCAGACCCGCATTCAGGTGGAAGGCATCAAACGCCGTTTCCTGCCTGTGTTGAACGCCAGTTACACCTACCAACTGGATGACAACAACTTCTTGATTGCGTCTCTGGACTCAGGCAGTTTGCAACCTGCTCTCACCTACAATTACCAGTCCAAGCCTGCCCAAACGCAAGTTCTGAACAGTCAGATCAAAGTGGGTCTCAAATTTACCCTCACCCCCAGCATTGCAGATGCCCTCAGTGCAGCAGACGCCCAGATGGCAGCCGCCGATTTGAATGTCAAGAATGCAGCCCGGAGTCGTGAACTTCAAGAAGCCAGCCTGAAGGTGCGCCATGAGCAAGCCCAGAGGCAACTGGTTCTGAAATCACAGGCGGTCAGCAATGCGACTCTGGCCCTTTCCGAAGCCCAGAAACGCGAAGAGCTGGGTCTGAACAGCCCTTTGCAAACCCTGAAAGCCATTCTGGACCTCAGTCAGGCTCAACTTGCTGAACGGCAAGCCAAACTGGATGTCCTGTCCCGCACTTTAGACGTCTACCGCTTCTACGCCCTACCCCCCATTGAGGTGAACCCATGA
- a CDS encoding TolC family protein, whose product MKKSVFVLMFLASSAFAQQYTLPEALKQVDRVGSVVLAKLEVDDAQSNLTRTLSDPLLTRPTEVQARQRVKTATVKYDDAVRQAQSQIVSAFTGVLEAQFQVTLAQKSTDVFEQALKISQIRQKNGSGTALDVKDAERQLADAEKNVAAATNGYNLSKQNLANLIGPFEKINDQFALPELPKTDAIAQIVERNPNTLQLVNAVELTQMQVDLLDPSYAAQTQIDSAKSSLTSAQQNLSDIKNSLKVQAQSLYDNLLSAQKSYNVQVKARENAKEQLANQKKRLAGGLISPFDYLQAELRDLQAEFGLLQARNAYLKAYYGFQAGSGGR is encoded by the coding sequence ATGAAAAAATCCGTGTTTGTGTTGATGTTTCTGGCCAGCAGTGCTTTCGCGCAGCAGTACACCCTTCCCGAAGCCCTCAAGCAGGTGGACCGGGTGGGCAGCGTGGTGCTGGCCAAACTTGAGGTCGATGATGCCCAGTCCAATCTGACCCGCACCCTCTCCGATCCCCTCCTCACCCGTCCCACCGAAGTGCAAGCCCGCCAGAGGGTCAAAACCGCCACCGTGAAGTACGACGATGCGGTCCGTCAGGCACAGTCCCAGATTGTCAGTGCGTTCACAGGGGTGCTGGAAGCCCAGTTTCAGGTGACGTTGGCCCAGAAATCCACCGACGTGTTTGAGCAGGCCCTGAAAATTTCCCAGATCCGCCAGAAGAACGGCAGTGGCACCGCTCTGGATGTCAAGGATGCAGAACGCCAGCTTGCCGATGCCGAGAAAAACGTGGCTGCAGCGACCAACGGATACAACCTCTCCAAACAAAACCTCGCCAACCTGATCGGTCCTTTTGAGAAAATCAACGACCAGTTTGCCCTGCCAGAGCTTCCCAAAACCGATGCGATTGCACAGATCGTGGAGCGCAACCCCAACACTTTGCAACTGGTGAATGCCGTGGAACTCACCCAGATGCAGGTGGATTTGCTGGACCCCAGCTATGCAGCCCAGACCCAGATTGACAGTGCCAAGAGCAGCCTGACCAGTGCCCAGCAGAACCTCTCGGACATCAAAAACAGCCTGAAAGTGCAAGCCCAGAGCCTGTATGACAACCTGCTCTCTGCCCAGAAAAGTTACAACGTACAGGTCAAAGCCCGTGAAAACGCCAAAGAGCAACTGGCCAATCAGAAAAAGCGCCTTGCTGGTGGTTTGATCAGCCCCTTCGATTACCTGCAAGCCGAACTGCGTGACCTGCAAGCCGAATTCGGTCTGCTGCAAGCCCGCAACGCTTACCTGAAGGCTTACTACGGATTTCAAGCAGGTTCAGGGGGCCGCTGA
- a CDS encoding MarR family winged helix-turn-helix transcriptional regulator: MNTSDSERNGPWDPLILQLAEGHLKLMYMAHTYMGRVLEHHGLHHVHYGVLQIVGGKMPPRNLETPVSVSDIARAMGMTPATNTALIDRMENMALLERTPDPTDRRVIRVRLLPKGEALLQELEDDWNQHAHELFAGVPRADLQVVQEVINTLESWYAQHMKEKP, translated from the coding sequence ATGAATACTTCGGATTCCGAAAGAAATGGGCCGTGGGACCCTCTGATTCTGCAACTTGCAGAGGGGCACCTGAAGCTCATGTACATGGCCCACACATACATGGGACGTGTGCTGGAACACCATGGTCTGCATCATGTGCACTACGGTGTGCTGCAGATTGTGGGTGGCAAGATGCCTCCAAGAAACCTGGAAACACCGGTCAGTGTCAGTGACATTGCCCGGGCGATGGGCATGACCCCAGCCACCAACACTGCACTGATTGACCGGATGGAAAACATGGCCCTTTTGGAGCGCACTCCGGATCCCACCGACCGGCGGGTGATTCGGGTGCGCCTCCTCCCAAAGGGGGAAGCCCTTTTGCAGGAGCTGGAGGATGATTGGAACCAGCATGCGCATGAGCTTTTTGCTGGGGTGCCCAGAGCAGACTTGCAGGTGGTTCAAGAGGTCATCAACACACTGGAAAGCTGGTATGCCCAGCACATGAAGGAGAAACCGTGA
- a CDS encoding PaaX family transcriptional regulator, producing the protein MRARSTLFTILGEYVNPLREAIWVGSILEWMDVLGFNEPAVRAAISRAQRNGWLEAEKLGRKSYYRITGDVQWRIDGLLQRLYPQESNHWDGLWRVLIYTIPESKREKRDKFRKELSLMGFGMLTGGVWICPNPKARDALDLARAHTLEQEVEIFEATRLHQNHHELIAHAWDLSYINTYYQAFLQEFEHAPLPEDPKDAFYEFIRMLHAYRKFLFFDPSFPVELRPKPDWGEVAHQLFLERRRILKTHALPFVSETLKTPEPT; encoded by the coding sequence ATGCGAGCCCGTTCTACCCTCTTCACCATCCTTGGAGAATATGTCAATCCTTTGCGCGAAGCCATCTGGGTGGGGAGCATTCTGGAGTGGATGGATGTGCTGGGCTTCAATGAGCCTGCTGTTCGTGCTGCCATTTCCAGAGCACAACGCAATGGCTGGCTGGAAGCCGAGAAATTGGGCCGCAAAAGTTACTACCGCATCACCGGAGATGTGCAATGGCGCATTGATGGCCTGCTGCAACGTCTTTACCCTCAAGAATCCAACCACTGGGATGGGCTCTGGCGGGTCCTCATTTACACCATTCCCGAAAGCAAACGGGAAAAGCGGGACAAGTTCCGCAAAGAGCTCAGCCTGATGGGATTTGGAATGCTCACGGGCGGGGTCTGGATCTGTCCCAATCCCAAAGCCAGAGATGCTCTGGATCTGGCCCGTGCCCACACCTTGGAACAGGAAGTGGAAATTTTTGAGGCCACCCGGCTGCACCAGAACCACCATGAATTGATCGCTCATGCATGGGACCTCAGTTACATCAACACCTACTATCAAGCCTTTCTGCAGGAATTTGAACATGCACCTCTGCCAGAGGATCCCAAAGATGCTTTTTATGAATTCATCCGCATGCTTCATGCCTACCGCAAATTTTTGTTTTTTGATCCCAGTTTTCCGGTGGAGTTGAGACCTAAACCCGATTGGGGCGAAGTGGCGCATCAGCTTTTTTTGGAAAGAAGACGCATCCTCAAAACACATGCCCTTCCATTTGTCTCCGAAACCCTGAAAACACCGGAACCCACTTGA
- a CDS encoding S-layer homology domain-containing protein, giving the protein MKLKAVLAVTAALSFGGAFAQANFSDVPAGHWAKDAVEKMAAQGCIIGFPDGTFRGNEGLTRYQAALILARCLQNTTVVGGLDNETVESLKNAVQELSSELAALGVRIADVEDNAATKDDVAVLEERIAALEEAAGDKGEPVEGGDEGAGAEVQAAIDELVAADEAAAAQIEDLTGALDELVNQLEELATAQDELTSRVEALEAGAGEGEDNGDVTAALEDLAAGQDDLNGRVDELAATLDDVAVSIDDLNARVDELAAAGEENAAVLEEINARIEELAGAIDDVNVRVDELEGTVGDVAATVEGQTEQIESNAASIVALQDLTVLLNEDIVGLEDRISALESDKANAEDVDARFTNLNRDLTDLTNRVTVVETNLSDLQGKFNTLNGTFGFSVSGSLTSEYYVSRVTGQNFDIDRIIPGTKFSSGVDGDSDTKDSAIDWADFGDFGPGAAFDQALLIVGDSGFGVANDKIFYIDTNGNGAIDKVVTADSYTLLPGEVLIGEETNSGSVIGETLTTLSLTLDFANKGIEGKSAYSGAMASDTQAFNVHKVVAEFGLTDLSPSGTVGYDGFSAGDPNYTAGLGFYVKGVTTQFDINGAPIKFTVGETLKTQFTPFVFDNEKGIGFGDGFLATVDGSTLPGLGGLSPKITVAYGSEYDGSYNRGIRATLSPMADTTLGLNAAQDGTDSTFGADSVTQTVLGADLKTKIAGWNIQSEYATENDTAVVGGVTTTDNSSIFYAHADGTAGPLSVRADVWSLDPDFRGVSNDSGDDNKVPFGDVLVKGTQGAHVDVKASFGAFTVGGYFDRIANYETPADAYMTGFGVNASGSLSIVTVGAYYDTLAIHSGGADVSLARIKATAGVKLAGFDVNGYFQNVMVDGASYSKTPAVLYAVGAFKDPLNSEFGVDVKGALGPVNVKAGVKVDSGVTDNGTEYGPADMDRTTIYASADATFTAGVLTVKPEASVKNVLDADAGTDDYSNFKIGVSARTATLDAAFKPSFVAGVTYESTDHNDKADYTATTLSYTLGVKSDAFLFDKSTFALTWAGWQGKNRVYLPFTVTGKDGNFADSNGAADITLGGIYGEWNYYDLNFAYGDFTLNEGGAISNGQAFKISYKVKF; this is encoded by the coding sequence ATGAAATTGAAAGCAGTTCTGGCCGTAACCGCCGCCCTTTCTTTCGGTGGTGCATTCGCGCAGGCCAACTTCAGCGACGTACCCGCTGGCCACTGGGCCAAAGACGCCGTTGAAAAAATGGCCGCTCAAGGTTGCATCATCGGTTTCCCCGATGGCACCTTCCGTGGCAATGAAGGCCTCACCCGTTACCAAGCTGCCCTGATCCTGGCCCGCTGCCTTCAGAACACCACTGTGGTGGGCGGACTGGACAACGAAACCGTTGAGTCCCTCAAAAACGCTGTTCAAGAGCTGAGCAGCGAACTGGCTGCCCTCGGCGTCCGCATTGCTGACGTCGAAGACAACGCCGCCACCAAAGACGACGTGGCTGTTCTCGAAGAGCGCATTGCTGCTCTGGAAGAAGCCGCTGGCGACAAAGGTGAGCCCGTTGAAGGTGGCGACGAAGGCGCTGGCGCCGAAGTGCAAGCCGCCATCGACGAACTCGTGGCTGCTGACGAAGCTGCTGCTGCCCAGATCGAAGACCTGACCGGTGCTCTGGACGAGCTGGTGAACCAACTCGAAGAACTGGCCACTGCTCAAGACGAACTGACCAGCCGCGTTGAAGCCCTCGAAGCTGGCGCTGGTGAAGGCGAAGACAACGGCGACGTCACCGCTGCTCTGGAAGATCTGGCTGCTGGCCAAGACGACCTGAACGGCCGCGTTGACGAACTGGCTGCCACCCTGGATGACGTGGCCGTCAGCATCGACGACCTGAACGCTCGCGTTGACGAACTGGCTGCTGCCGGCGAAGAAAACGCTGCTGTTCTGGAAGAAATCAATGCCCGCATTGAAGAGCTGGCTGGCGCCATCGATGACGTGAACGTGCGCGTTGACGAACTCGAAGGCACCGTGGGCGATGTGGCTGCCACCGTTGAAGGCCAGACCGAGCAAATCGAGTCCAACGCTGCCAGCATCGTGGCCCTGCAAGACCTGACCGTGCTCCTCAACGAGGACATCGTCGGTCTGGAAGACCGCATCTCCGCTCTGGAATCCGACAAGGCCAACGCCGAGGACGTCGACGCTCGCTTCACCAACCTGAACCGCGATCTGACCGACCTCACCAACCGCGTGACCGTTGTCGAAACCAACCTGAGCGACCTGCAAGGCAAGTTCAACACCCTGAACGGCACCTTCGGCTTCAGCGTGAGCGGCAGCCTGACCAGTGAGTACTATGTCAGCCGTGTGACCGGTCAAAACTTTGACATTGACCGCATCATTCCTGGCACCAAGTTCAGCAGTGGTGTGGATGGCGACAGCGACACCAAAGATTCTGCCATTGACTGGGCCGATTTCGGTGACTTTGGTCCTGGTGCTGCATTCGACCAAGCTCTGCTGATCGTGGGTGACAGTGGTTTTGGTGTTGCAAACGACAAAATCTTCTACATCGATACCAACGGTAACGGTGCGATTGACAAAGTTGTCACTGCTGACAGCTACACCTTGCTGCCAGGTGAAGTGCTGATTGGTGAAGAGACCAACTCTGGTTCTGTGATCGGAGAAACACTCACCACCTTGAGCCTCACTTTGGATTTTGCCAACAAGGGCATTGAAGGCAAGAGTGCCTACAGTGGTGCCATGGCTTCTGACACCCAGGCTTTTAATGTCCACAAAGTGGTTGCTGAGTTCGGCTTAACTGACCTGAGCCCCAGTGGAACTGTGGGATACGATGGCTTCAGTGCTGGTGATCCCAACTACACTGCCGGCCTTGGTTTTTATGTCAAAGGTGTAACCACCCAATTTGACATCAATGGTGCTCCCATCAAGTTCACTGTTGGCGAGACCCTGAAAACCCAATTCACCCCATTTGTCTTTGACAACGAAAAAGGCATTGGCTTTGGTGATGGTTTCTTGGCTACCGTCGATGGCAGCACGCTGCCTGGTCTGGGCGGTCTGTCTCCCAAAATCACAGTGGCTTATGGCAGTGAATATGATGGTTCTTACAACCGTGGTATTCGTGCCACCCTCAGCCCTATGGCTGACACCACCCTCGGTTTGAATGCTGCTCAGGACGGTACGGATTCCACTTTTGGTGCTGACAGTGTGACACAGACAGTCCTTGGTGCTGATCTGAAAACCAAGATTGCTGGCTGGAACATCCAGAGCGAATATGCCACCGAAAATGACACTGCTGTTGTTGGTGGCGTCACGACAACTGACAATTCCAGCATCTTCTATGCACATGCTGATGGAACTGCTGGTCCTTTGAGCGTCAGAGCCGATGTGTGGAGTCTGGATCCTGATTTCAGAGGCGTTTCCAACGACTCCGGGGATGATAACAAAGTGCCCTTCGGTGATGTGCTTGTTAAGGGTACCCAAGGTGCACACGTTGACGTCAAGGCTTCCTTTGGAGCTTTCACCGTGGGTGGCTATTTCGACCGCATTGCTAATTATGAAACTCCCGCTGATGCCTACATGACTGGTTTTGGTGTGAATGCCAGTGGAAGCCTGTCCATTGTGACGGTTGGGGCCTACTATGACACTCTGGCCATTCATTCTGGTGGCGCGGATGTCAGCCTGGCCCGTATCAAGGCAACTGCAGGTGTGAAACTGGCTGGTTTTGACGTCAACGGCTACTTCCAAAACGTGATGGTTGATGGTGCTTCTTACTCCAAAACCCCTGCCGTTCTTTATGCTGTGGGTGCTTTTAAAGATCCCCTGAACAGTGAATTCGGTGTAGACGTTAAAGGTGCTTTGGGCCCTGTCAATGTCAAAGCTGGAGTCAAAGTGGACAGTGGTGTGACCGACAATGGTACCGAATATGGTCCTGCTGATATGGATCGCACCACCATCTACGCTTCTGCCGATGCCACCTTCACTGCTGGTGTTCTGACTGTGAAGCCTGAAGCCTCCGTGAAGAACGTCTTGGACGCCGATGCCGGTACCGATGACTACTCCAACTTCAAAATCGGTGTGAGTGCCAGAACTGCAACACTTGATGCTGCATTCAAACCCTCCTTCGTTGCTGGTGTGACCTATGAAAGCACCGATCACAACGACAAGGCAGACTACACTGCCACCACCCTGTCCTACACCTTGGGCGTCAAGTCTGATGCTTTCCTGTTCGACAAGAGCACCTTTGCTCTGACCTGGGCTGGATGGCAAGGCAAGAACCGTGTTTACCTGCCTTTCACTGTCACCGGTAAAGATGGTAACTTTGCTGACTCCAACGGTGCTGCAGACATCACCCTGGGCGGTATCTACGGTGAGTGGAACTACTACGACCTGAACTTCGCTTACGGCGACTTCACCCTCAACGAAGGTGGCGCCATCAGCAACGGTCAAGCCTTCAAGATCAGCTACAAAGTCAAGTTCTAA
- a CDS encoding tetratricopeptide repeat protein, whose translation MRLKGVAVWVFLMLGVAQGQSLNGVRDLIEMGELDSARVQLQALLTRDAQGAGRILLARVFYLQGNPNQALAELKKVPAAQWSAEAFWVRGLSLADLGKNVEALVDLKAAGYLGNNYQYAMDWGTTAWRFGKLEVAKEAFVFAEALEPNQPWPFLNMGMVLYSLKQHGEALQHLQQGVEVLEKSGVALTHPAFPELYYWLGQTYEALNDRASARSMYQQVLAIDPDYTAAASALATLRK comes from the coding sequence ATGCGTTTGAAGGGTGTGGCGGTCTGGGTGTTTTTGATGCTGGGTGTGGCCCAGGGCCAGAGTTTAAATGGTGTTCGTGACCTCATTGAAATGGGTGAATTGGATTCTGCCCGTGTACAATTGCAAGCTTTGCTGACCCGCGACGCTCAGGGCGCAGGACGAATTTTGTTGGCAAGGGTGTTTTATCTGCAGGGCAATCCCAATCAAGCGCTTGCTGAATTGAAAAAAGTTCCTGCTGCTCAGTGGTCGGCAGAAGCGTTCTGGGTTCGGGGCCTTTCACTGGCCGATCTGGGCAAGAATGTAGAGGCTCTGGTGGACCTCAAAGCAGCGGGGTATCTGGGAAACAATTACCAGTATGCGATGGATTGGGGAACCACCGCCTGGCGTTTTGGAAAGTTGGAGGTGGCCAAAGAAGCTTTTGTTTTTGCCGAGGCCCTTGAGCCGAACCAACCCTGGCCTTTTTTGAACATGGGCATGGTGTTGTATTCCTTGAAACAACATGGAGAGGCTTTGCAGCATCTGCAACAAGGTGTGGAGGTGCTGGAGAAATCAGGCGTGGCCTTGACCCATCCTGCTTTTCCAGAGCTGTATTACTGGTTGGGCCAGACGTATGAGGCCCTCAATGACCGGGCTTCTGCGCGGTCCATGTACCAGCAAGTGCTTGCCATTGATCCGGATTACACCGCAGCAGCTTCTGCTCTGGCAACCTTGCGCAAGTAA